A window of the Thalassospira sp. TSL5-1 genome harbors these coding sequences:
- a CDS encoding Dps family protein: MAESNMQTIAKELPVETGVERKDRRKLSEMLTQIVASTHVLYGKVRGVHWNVVGPSFYSLHKMTEEQYEDLHAANDDMAERIRAIGFNAPTGLSTMIKNSIITDETELLGTNEMIKELVEDHEKMAKLLREGVNEADSVDDPTTADMLTARIGVHEEAAWMLRATLA; the protein is encoded by the coding sequence ATGGCTGAGAGCAACATGCAGACCATCGCCAAGGAATTGCCCGTCGAAACGGGCGTTGAGCGCAAGGATCGCCGTAAACTCTCGGAAATGCTGACCCAGATTGTGGCATCAACCCACGTTCTTTATGGCAAAGTACGCGGCGTTCACTGGAATGTTGTCGGCCCCAGTTTCTACTCGCTACATAAAATGACCGAAGAGCAGTACGAAGATCTGCACGCCGCCAATGATGATATGGCAGAACGTATTCGTGCCATTGGCTTTAATGCGCCAACGGGCCTGTCGACCATGATCAAAAACTCGATCATTACGGACGAGACCGAACTCCTCGGCACCAATGAAATGATCAAGGAACTGGTTGAAGACCACGAAAAAATGGCAAAGCTGTTGCGCGAAGGCGTTAATGAAGCCGATAGCGTCGATGATCCGACCACGGCAGACATGCTGACCGCGCGCATCGGCGTGCATGAAGAAGCCGCCTGGATGCTGCGTGCCACCCTGGCATAA
- a CDS encoding YqaA family protein, translated as MLEALAEGKRGLAGIATASFLETTIIPIPVEIIIAPLMAISRRRGLKIATATLVGSVLGAVILYFLSLWVFDDVVNPFLDWTQGHEQFDQLKQRFQEGGFWLVFVISVTPAPMQIAALAAGAADYPFWLFFIAIFLSRAIRYYGLFAIVHLLGAGYVRYFAGKKPKKTEDWQNSG; from the coding sequence ATGTTGGAGGCCCTTGCCGAGGGAAAGCGAGGGCTCGCGGGGATTGCGACCGCATCATTTTTGGAAACAACCATTATTCCCATTCCGGTCGAGATTATTATTGCGCCCCTGATGGCGATTTCTCGCAGGCGTGGTTTGAAAATTGCCACAGCAACCCTGGTCGGCAGTGTTTTGGGCGCGGTGATACTTTATTTTCTGTCGTTGTGGGTTTTTGATGATGTGGTCAATCCGTTTCTGGACTGGACCCAGGGACACGAACAATTTGACCAGTTAAAACAGCGATTTCAGGAAGGGGGGTTCTGGCTGGTTTTTGTTATTAGTGTCACGCCAGCCCCGATGCAAATTGCGGCCCTCGCTGCCGGGGCGGCAGATTATCCATTCTGGCTGTTTTTTATCGCAATTTTTCTGTCCCGAGCGATCCGCTATTATGGATTATTCGCGATTGTTCATCTGCTTGGCGCGGGATATGTGCGCTACTTTGCGGGAAAGAAGCCTAAAAAGACGGAAGATTGGCAAAATAGCGGCTGA
- a CDS encoding helix-turn-helix domain-containing protein, translating into MPHTRDIVDDIASFGQKLRHWRRMADIKQQRLADILGVTQATVSRWEKGIQSPAPFQQKLLCDLMTRNRNFRLDHALKRLVSQSCQRVHLIEDRSHRLLCSSGPRQKEWQRDETELLGVSLWRFANRDIAAAEKNLHHIGWHDDQTDHVLFANSPRDGAPMRIVDRYILWERFYLSDGQAVRLTTGFNREPTCD; encoded by the coding sequence ATGCCCCATACCCGCGACATAGTCGATGATATTGCCAGCTTTGGCCAGAAATTGCGGCATTGGCGGCGCATGGCGGATATCAAACAACAACGGCTGGCCGATATTCTGGGGGTCACACAGGCAACCGTTTCGCGCTGGGAAAAGGGCATACAATCGCCCGCACCATTTCAGCAAAAATTGCTTTGCGACTTGATGACGCGCAACCGCAATTTCCGCCTGGATCATGCGTTAAAGCGTTTGGTGTCGCAGTCCTGCCAGCGGGTCCATCTGATCGAGGATCGCAGCCACCGACTGTTATGTTCATCCGGGCCGCGCCAGAAAGAATGGCAGCGCGATGAAACGGAATTGCTGGGGGTGTCCCTGTGGCGCTTTGCCAATCGCGACATTGCCGCTGCCGAAAAGAATCTGCACCATATCGGCTGGCATGATGATCAGACGGACCATGTCCTGTTTGCCAATTCCCCGCGCGATGGCGCCCCTATGCGCATTGTTGACCGGTATATTTTATGGGAACGGTTTTATCTGTCCGATGGGCAGGCAGTGCGTCTGACCACCGGCTTTAACCGAGAACCAACATGCGATTGA
- the rsmD gene encoding 16S rRNA (guanine(966)-N(2))-methyltransferase RsmD, which translates to MRIVGGSLRGRNLACPAGKDVRPTLDRVREALFNILSHASRWYEEDENPLYDGIILDAFAGSGALGLEALSRGAQKAVFFDRDSKALAAIDENIKTLKLEDRASARRADATKPIKSSTPASLIFLDPPYHQDLITPSILALRDAGWIDDKTLIIAERDPRDAATDIPGIDMLDTRKYGRCQIDIMRLYS; encoded by the coding sequence ATGCGCATTGTAGGTGGCAGCCTGCGGGGCCGTAACCTTGCCTGCCCGGCAGGCAAGGATGTACGCCCAACACTGGATCGTGTGCGCGAGGCCCTATTTAACATTCTGTCCCATGCCAGCCGCTGGTATGAAGAGGATGAAAACCCGCTTTATGACGGCATCATCCTGGATGCCTTTGCCGGTTCGGGTGCACTGGGGCTTGAGGCCCTGTCCCGCGGGGCGCAAAAGGCCGTATTCTTTGATCGCGACAGCAAAGCCCTTGCCGCGATTGACGAAAACATCAAAACCCTGAAACTGGAAGACCGCGCCAGCGCCCGGCGGGCCGATGCCACCAAGCCGATCAAGTCAAGCACGCCTGCCAGCCTGATCTTTCTTGACCCGCCCTATCATCAGGATTTAATCACGCCATCCATTCTCGCCCTGCGCGATGCGGGCTGGATTGATGATAAAACCCTGATCATCGCCGAACGCGATCCGCGCGATGCGGCAACTGATATTCCCGGTATCGATATGCTCGATACCCGAAAATATGGCCGCTGCCAGATCGATATTATGCGATTATATTCTTGA
- a CDS encoding diacylglycerol kinase family protein, with amino-acid sequence MENSDLTGKVLMLLTRTKVPEKWRRDGAQALRSVFEDAGYRTELVFCDDPEAMIAQIKTNTTPGDIIAIGGGDGTINAVIDPIRHSGTVLLALPLGTANDFARSLKLPDDPIQAAQAAINGQLAQLDIGRVNGKSFVNAASIGVPADARKRINPDLKRWTGAISYAVANWQSWHDMPPLELDVTCAGHEKQHLKLRQLTVTNGQYFGGGLRPSENKRLDDGKLHVFAIRADVDTLSGMDIGAALLFGSVDESELALTMECDDIHIDCPEPHPILADGEIISKLPATFSLDCGALTVFAPNAFTGDALSENDIADGDALNDITIDTEDLTIRLEAIYNIASSTQLKAICHDQSRKLRDIVRQLELDLRPYGLPLSSPDPDFHSLETLRDKALSWVLNDLDERLAAGLLNQINLLMATLKTCPTEDKPEQIKNSLRALSETLKTLRTELASLTGD; translated from the coding sequence GTGGAAAACTCTGATCTTACCGGCAAGGTTCTAATGCTGCTGACGCGCACCAAGGTGCCGGAAAAATGGCGCCGGGACGGTGCACAGGCGTTACGCAGCGTGTTCGAGGATGCCGGATACCGGACAGAACTGGTTTTCTGTGACGATCCTGAAGCCATGATCGCGCAAATCAAAACCAATACCACACCGGGGGATATTATCGCCATCGGTGGGGGGGATGGCACCATCAATGCGGTGATTGATCCCATTCGCCATTCTGGAACGGTCCTGCTGGCCCTGCCGCTGGGCACAGCCAACGATTTCGCCCGCAGCCTGAAACTGCCTGACGACCCGATACAAGCTGCCCAGGCCGCCATTAATGGCCAATTGGCCCAGCTTGATATTGGCCGGGTCAATGGCAAAAGCTTTGTCAATGCCGCCTCGATTGGCGTGCCAGCAGATGCCCGCAAACGCATCAACCCGGACCTTAAACGCTGGACCGGTGCCATCAGCTATGCGGTTGCCAATTGGCAAAGCTGGCATGACATGCCCCCGCTGGAGCTGGATGTGACCTGTGCCGGGCATGAAAAACAACATTTGAAACTGCGGCAATTGACCGTCACCAACGGCCAGTATTTTGGTGGCGGGTTGCGCCCGAGCGAAAACAAGCGCCTGGATGACGGCAAACTGCATGTTTTTGCCATTCGGGCCGATGTCGACACGCTATCAGGCATGGATATTGGTGCCGCATTGTTGTTCGGATCGGTTGATGAATCCGAACTCGCCCTGACAATGGAATGCGATGACATTCATATCGACTGTCCCGAACCCCATCCAATTTTGGCGGACGGCGAAATCATCAGCAAATTGCCCGCGACCTTCTCGCTCGATTGTGGCGCCCTGACGGTTTTTGCACCAAATGCCTTTACCGGCGACGCCCTCAGCGAAAATGACATTGCCGACGGTGATGCCCTAAACGACATCACCATTGATACCGAAGACCTGACAATCCGGCTTGAGGCGATTTACAACATTGCATCGAGCACGCAGCTCAAGGCGATTTGCCACGATCAATCACGCAAGCTGCGGGATATTGTGCGCCAGCTTGAACTGGACCTGCGGCCCTACGGCCTGCCCCTATCCTCGCCAGACCCGGATTTTCACAGTCTGGAAACCCTGCGCGACAAGGCGCTTTCGTGGGTGCTGAACGACCTTGATGAACGTCTGGCAGCCGGGTTGCTCAACCAGATCAACCTGCTTATGGCAACCCTGAAAACCTGCCCAACCGAGGATAAACCCGAACAGATCAAAAATAGTCTTCGGGCATTGTCGGAAACCTTAAAGACTTTGCGCACCGAATTAGCCTCCCTTACCGGGGACTGA
- a CDS encoding AMP nucleosidase → MVSGIHGSVRDLFEFTDADKALARIRDIYNTGATAVREAFTRFGEGQQTSPVRAYYPYLGIEVPPEKLHVESTLSYGAPRDPGVYGTTLTRPDLFEEYYREQIELLLKNHDVPVVVGVSDRPIPVPFLVETATDAIGPTDIRQLQMTFDMPDLARTDDDIANGVHIRTGDVPKPLSLFSGERVDYSLARLRHYTATLPEHFQKFVLFTNYQRYVDEFIEYAKSQLEDPKSPYVAFVEPGPAVHVRKNAPKKWQAGGEAVKQLPQMPSYHLIREDGLGVTLVNIGVGPSNAKTATDHIAVLRPHCWLMLGHCAGLRRSQLLGDYVLAHGYVRDDHVLDSDLPLWVPVAPIAEVQVALADAVANVTGLTGKEMKARMRTGTVATTDNRNWELRYSELFVRLNQARAIAVDMESATIAANGFRFRVPYGTLLCVSDKPVHGELKLPGMANNFYRQRIGQHLEIGLQTIETLRAEVNQLHSRKLRSLDEPAFR, encoded by the coding sequence ATGGTATCCGGAATTCACGGATCGGTTCGCGATCTCTTTGAATTTACCGATGCAGACAAGGCATTGGCCCGTATTCGCGATATTTACAATACCGGCGCTACCGCCGTTCGCGAGGCCTTTACCCGTTTTGGCGAAGGGCAACAAACATCCCCCGTTCGCGCCTATTACCCGTATCTTGGTATCGAGGTTCCGCCCGAAAAGCTGCATGTGGAAAGCACGCTTTCTTATGGCGCACCGCGCGATCCCGGGGTGTATGGCACCACCCTGACACGCCCGGACCTGTTTGAGGAATATTACCGCGAACAGATAGAACTTCTGCTGAAAAACCACGATGTTCCGGTTGTTGTTGGTGTGTCCGACCGGCCCATTCCAGTGCCGTTTCTGGTAGAAACCGCAACCGATGCCATCGGCCCGACCGATATTCGCCAGTTGCAAATGACCTTTGACATGCCCGATCTGGCGCGGACAGACGATGACATTGCCAATGGCGTGCATATCCGCACCGGTGACGTGCCCAAGCCCCTGTCGCTGTTTTCGGGCGAACGGGTGGATTATTCACTGGCACGCCTGCGGCACTACACCGCAACCCTGCCGGAACATTTCCAGAAATTCGTGCTGTTCACCAACTATCAGCGCTATGTTGATGAATTCATCGAATATGCCAAATCGCAGCTTGAGGACCCCAAAAGTCCCTATGTCGCCTTTGTCGAACCGGGGCCGGCCGTGCATGTGCGCAAAAACGCGCCCAAGAAATGGCAGGCAGGCGGCGAAGCGGTCAAACAGCTTCCACAAATGCCGTCTTACCATTTGATCCGTGAAGATGGCCTGGGCGTGACGCTGGTTAATATCGGGGTGGGGCCGTCCAATGCCAAAACGGCAACCGATCATATTGCGGTGCTGCGCCCGCATTGCTGGCTGATGCTGGGCCACTGTGCCGGACTGCGCCGAAGCCAGCTTCTGGGCGATTATGTGCTGGCACATGGTTATGTCCGCGATGACCATGTCCTTGATTCCGACCTGCCCCTGTGGGTGCCGGTTGCCCCGATTGCCGAAGTACAGGTGGCCCTGGCCGATGCCGTTGCCAATGTTACCGGCCTGACGGGCAAGGAAATGAAGGCGCGCATGCGCACCGGCACCGTTGCCACCACGGATAACCGCAACTGGGAACTGCGTTATAGCGAATTGTTCGTTCGCCTGAACCAGGCCCGCGCGATTGCCGTGGATATGGAAAGTGCCACCATCGCCGCCAATGGTTTCCGCTTCCGCGTACCATATGGCACGTTACTGTGTGTGTCGGATAAACCGGTACATGGCGAATTGAAACTGCCCGGTATGGCAAATAATTTCTATCGCCAGCGCATTGGTCAGCATCTTGAAATCGGCCTGCAAACCATCGAAACCCTGCGTGCCGAAGTTAATCAGCTCCATTCGCGCAAACTTCGTTCGCTGGACGAGCCTGCCTTTAGATAA
- a CDS encoding CynX/NimT family MFS transporter, with protein sequence MRAFLPIVFLYGTGLCASMQVGLVGPIANMLRGQFDLSQAEFGLVASLITAAGALCALPAGIWAARLGLKQAVIAGAVTMALGALVFSQADHVAFLYIGRFLTSIGYLLIVVSAPSWMTHLGDRRVVALAMGLWGTFVPVGIALGTWISAGLSAWLGWRVAVMGCALPGLVFILPLMLRTAPAREGFSRSLTNGIMGVLRDKNALAVSLTFAIFGGTTSATVAFMPAMLMERLDIGLTLAATIIGVTTIIGNIGGSLLGGILLGRNVQGRLLLLIGLPLMAVSIAIIYSASGLITVMIVLCAFNVGQGIVAGTCFALLPRIAGKTLSMPALQGMLAQFAEIFVVIIPPVSGLIIDDFSWSGAAFAFALFYLLAMIIAGKRISIMA encoded by the coding sequence ATGCGTGCTTTTTTGCCCATTGTTTTTCTTTATGGAACCGGACTTTGTGCCTCAATGCAGGTAGGGCTGGTCGGCCCGATTGCCAATATGCTGCGCGGCCAGTTCGATCTGTCACAGGCCGAGTTTGGCCTGGTGGCATCGCTGATTACCGCTGCCGGTGCCCTGTGCGCCCTGCCCGCCGGGATATGGGCGGCACGGCTGGGCCTGAAGCAGGCGGTCATTGCCGGGGCAGTGACCATGGCTTTAGGCGCACTGGTTTTTTCACAGGCCGATCATGTTGCCTTTTTATATATTGGCCGGTTTTTAACAAGTATTGGTTATTTGCTGATTGTTGTCTCCGCGCCAAGCTGGATGACACATCTGGGAGATCGGCGTGTTGTGGCCCTGGCGATGGGATTATGGGGCACGTTTGTGCCGGTTGGCATCGCGCTGGGCACCTGGATCAGTGCCGGGTTAAGCGCCTGGCTGGGCTGGCGGGTGGCAGTGATGGGCTGCGCCCTTCCGGGACTGGTTTTTATCCTTCCGTTAATGCTGCGCACGGCCCCCGCGCGCGAGGGCTTCAGCCGGTCCCTGACCAACGGCATCATGGGCGTATTACGCGATAAAAATGCCCTGGCCGTTTCCCTGACATTTGCCATTTTTGGCGGCACGACATCGGCCACCGTGGCCTTTATGCCCGCCATGCTGATGGAACGGCTTGATATTGGTTTGACACTGGCCGCCACCATAATTGGTGTCACCACGATCATTGGCAATATTGGCGGATCATTATTGGGCGGCATTTTGCTGGGGCGCAATGTTCAGGGGCGTTTATTGCTGCTAATCGGGCTGCCGCTTATGGCGGTCAGCATTGCCATCATCTACAGTGCCTCCGGCCTGATCACCGTGATGATTGTTCTATGTGCCTTCAATGTGGGGCAGGGCATTGTTGCGGGCACCTGTTTTGCCCTGTTGCCGCGCATTGCGGGCAAAACCCTTTCCATGCCAGCCCTCCAAGGGATGCTCGCCCAATTTGCCGAAATATTCGTGGTGATCATCCCGCCGGTTTCCGGATTGATTATTGATGACTTTTCCTGGAGCGGGGCCGCCTTTGCCTTTGCGCTGTTCTATCTGCTGGCCATGATCATTGCGGGTAAGCGGATCAGCATTATGGCATGA
- the prpB gene encoding methylisocitrate lyase, protein MKQDENNNASVWLEQPMPTGLGAEMAAYWKDKRFLSIAGAHDPMAGLLARKAGFSALYLSGAALTASMGLPDLGLVTMEELVKRAQAIVRVTRLPLLVDGDTGFGEVLNVMRLVRELEDVGVAAVQLEDQVLPKKCGHLNGKQLVSPEHMAEKIAAASRARRDLRIVARTDAAASEGIDAAIARAKLYVEAGADAIFPEALHDEEQFRAFSAAIDAPLLANMTEFGRTRQTSAAEFDAMGYAMAIWPVSGLRIAARAMEKFYDELAATGTAEGTVDQMQTRAELYEVIRYFGYEALDSKIQRTILP, encoded by the coding sequence GAAACAGGACGAAAATAATAACGCAAGCGTATGGCTGGAACAGCCAATGCCGACCGGCCTTGGTGCGGAAATGGCAGCCTATTGGAAAGATAAACGGTTTTTATCAATCGCCGGTGCCCATGATCCGATGGCAGGGCTTTTGGCGCGCAAGGCTGGTTTTTCTGCCTTGTATCTTTCCGGGGCGGCGCTGACAGCCTCGATGGGATTGCCCGATCTTGGCCTTGTCACAATGGAAGAACTGGTAAAGCGGGCCCAGGCGATTGTGCGGGTTACCCGCCTGCCGCTGCTGGTGGATGGTGATACCGGTTTTGGCGAAGTCCTTAATGTTATGCGTCTGGTACGCGAGCTTGAAGATGTCGGTGTTGCCGCGGTCCAGCTTGAAGATCAGGTGCTGCCTAAAAAATGCGGTCATTTGAACGGCAAGCAGTTGGTTTCGCCCGAACATATGGCAGAGAAAATTGCCGCCGCATCGCGGGCCCGTCGCGACCTGCGCATTGTTGCCCGCACTGATGCTGCCGCTAGCGAGGGTATTGATGCTGCAATTGCCCGCGCCAAGCTGTATGTCGAGGCTGGTGCTGATGCGATCTTCCCCGAGGCTTTGCACGATGAAGAGCAGTTCCGTGCCTTTTCTGCTGCCATTGACGCGCCGTTGCTGGCCAATATGACGGAGTTTGGCCGAACCCGGCAGACCTCGGCTGCGGAATTTGATGCGATGGGATATGCGATGGCGATCTGGCCGGTATCGGGGCTTCGCATTGCAGCCCGCGCGATGGAGAAATTCTACGACGAACTGGCTGCAACGGGCACTGCTGAAGGGACTGTTGATCAAATGCAAACCCGGGCAGAACTTTATGAAGTGATCCGCTATTTTGGTTATGAGGCGTTGGACAGCAAAATTCAGCGAACCATTTTGCCTTAA
- a CDS encoding serine hydrolase yields MAWLKAIFIGLVLLIIVAISSFFIWLAPVGAGYTAKVMCSRIFVSGLSSERALDEDVLADNNALLSLITANIDLRHQTVSAHAFGFRTRIAVYRPNMGCTLTTPENAVSIQNSSPVLRPITPQPLMTAPLPSGVDRRQLSNILAAAMDEPTLKPSRRTRAIVILYKGQIVAERYANGITVNTPLTGWSMTKSAFSAILGRMRMTGMLPPLNYPVSINEWDTLPGDPRVKITYDELLQMRSGLEFDESYWNPLSDVVQMLFVAPSAAGLAVSKPLESPPGSEWHYSSGTSNVLSAAMRNLSRSIQQYQALPAELLFRPLGMNHAVVEADSDGYLVASSFMHATGREWAKLGQLYLQDGIWNGTRLLPEGWVAHATSPAPHAPNGMYGAHWWLKLPAEGQQSAETAAIPADAFFALGHDGQSLSVIPSKDLVIVRLGLTRKAKAFDLHKFVGGIAALFPEHEENADPQGEAQDSGNTNK; encoded by the coding sequence ATGGCCTGGCTTAAAGCCATATTTATCGGTTTAGTACTGCTGATTATTGTCGCTATTTCCAGCTTTTTCATCTGGTTGGCCCCGGTTGGCGCGGGTTACACCGCCAAGGTCATGTGTTCGCGCATTTTTGTCAGCGGATTATCCTCGGAACGCGCCCTTGATGAAGATGTCCTTGCAGACAACAATGCCCTGCTGTCGCTGATAACCGCCAATATTGATCTGCGCCATCAAACCGTAAGTGCCCATGCCTTTGGCTTTCGCACCCGAATTGCCGTTTATCGCCCCAATATGGGCTGCACCCTGACCACCCCGGAAAATGCCGTCAGCATACAAAACAGCAGCCCTGTTTTGCGCCCGATTACCCCCCAACCCCTGATGACCGCCCCCTTGCCGTCAGGTGTGGATCGGCGCCAGCTTAGCAATATTCTGGCTGCCGCAATGGATGAACCCACCCTGAAACCCAGCCGGCGCACCCGTGCCATCGTCATTCTTTATAAGGGGCAGATTGTCGCCGAACGCTACGCCAACGGCATTACGGTCAATACCCCGCTAACCGGCTGGTCGATGACCAAAAGCGCCTTTTCCGCCATTTTGGGACGTATGCGCATGACCGGCATGTTACCGCCGCTCAATTACCCGGTCAGCATCAACGAATGGGATACCCTACCCGGCGACCCACGCGTCAAAATCACCTATGACGAATTACTGCAAATGCGCAGCGGCCTGGAATTTGACGAAAGCTACTGGAACCCGCTTTCGGATGTGGTGCAGATGCTGTTTGTCGCGCCCAGCGCCGCCGGGCTGGCCGTATCCAAACCGCTGGAATCCCCCCCGGGCAGCGAATGGCACTATAGTTCCGGCACCTCCAATGTCCTATCGGCGGCCATGCGCAATCTCAGCCGCTCAATCCAACAATATCAGGCATTGCCTGCCGAATTGCTGTTTCGCCCGCTGGGCATGAACCATGCCGTGGTCGAGGCCGATAGCGACGGGTATCTGGTCGCTTCCAGCTTTATGCACGCAACCGGGCGCGAATGGGCCAAGCTGGGGCAGCTTTATTTACAGGATGGCATCTGGAATGGTACACGCCTGCTGCCCGAAGGCTGGGTTGCCCATGCCACCAGCCCGGCCCCGCATGCGCCAAACGGCATGTATGGCGCACACTGGTGGCTTAAACTGCCCGCAGAGGGGCAACAATCCGCCGAGACCGCGGCCATCCCGGCCGATGCCTTTTTCGCCCTGGGCCATGATGGACAATCGCTTAGCGTTATCCCCTCCAAAGATCTGGTCATTGTGCGGCTTGGCCTGACCCGCAAGGCAAAGGCCTTTGACCTGCACAAATTTGTCGGCGGTATCGCCGCCCTGTTCCCGGAGCATGAAGAAAACGCGGACCCGCAAGGCGAAGCGCAAGACTCCGGGAACACAAACAAGTAA
- a CDS encoding sigma-70 family RNA polymerase sigma factor, which yields MSGQVMNEIEDHVPALRRHAYRLTGTQDRANDLVQDTLLKAISKQDKFEEGTSLKAWLHRILFNTFISDVRRTKTRGHHVDWDDLGDVYGHGSNQMARLQLRDADRVLDELPEQERQAILLTTVEEMSYQDAAEFMNVEIGTVKSRVGRARRKLRGMVGQIEAREHVSRFVSEAS from the coding sequence ATGTCGGGCCAAGTAATGAATGAAATCGAAGATCATGTTCCTGCACTGCGTCGTCATGCGTATCGACTGACAGGCACTCAGGACCGTGCAAACGATCTCGTTCAAGACACTCTGCTCAAGGCTATCAGCAAACAGGACAAATTCGAGGAAGGCACCAGCCTCAAGGCTTGGTTACATCGTATTCTGTTTAATACCTTTATTTCTGATGTGCGCCGCACCAAAACCCGTGGTCATCATGTTGACTGGGATGATCTTGGCGATGTCTACGGACATGGCAGCAATCAGATGGCGCGTTTGCAGCTTCGTGATGCTGATCGCGTTCTTGATGAGCTTCCGGAGCAGGAGCGTCAGGCCATTCTGTTAACCACGGTAGAAGAAATGTCCTATCAGGACGCTGCCGAGTTTATGAATGTTGAAATTGGTACAGTAAAATCGCGTGTTGGTCGTGCTCGCCGCAAGTTGCGCGGTATGGTTGGTCAAATTGAAGCACGCGAACACGTTTCCCGTTTTGTATCGGAGGCAAGTTAA